One genomic segment of Arthrobacter sp. zg-Y1110 includes these proteins:
- a CDS encoding HRDC domain-containing protein has protein sequence MTAHIPGTTENQSSTTPASAGEQPEPQPIPVLEMPRDGVPLVIDSQRGLERAAAALAAGTGPAGVDAERASGFRYGQRAFLVQIRREGAGTWLIDPEAFNDLRIINEALSGVEWILHAATQDLPCLSALGMWPDKLFDTELAARLAGLPRVGLAAVIETLLGFSLAKEHSAADWSTRPLPEPWLRYAALDVEVLAELRLELIRVLEEAGKLELAEEEFEAIRTAPPAPPRVDPWRRTSGMHQLRDRRQLAAVRELWTEREHLAELRDTAPGRLIPDSAIVAAARAMPTTVPQLLKTPGFHGRAAQKEAPRWLRCISAARSTADLPPLHIPTHAPPPPRVWAKNDPAAAARLQTAKPRLTALAEKLNLPLENLLTPDHLRRLAWRPPAEINLETVGAALRELGAREWQIEQTAAVLTVAFLDPDPLEEKPAEDKSAGHRGR, from the coding sequence ATGACCGCGCACATACCCGGCACGACCGAAAACCAGTCCAGCACCACACCCGCTTCAGCCGGGGAACAGCCGGAGCCACAGCCGATTCCGGTGCTGGAAATGCCGCGGGACGGCGTGCCGCTGGTCATTGATTCCCAGCGCGGCCTCGAACGGGCCGCCGCCGCCCTGGCCGCGGGCACCGGCCCGGCCGGTGTCGATGCCGAACGCGCTTCCGGATTCCGCTACGGCCAGCGCGCGTTCCTGGTCCAGATCCGCCGCGAAGGTGCCGGTACCTGGCTGATCGATCCGGAAGCCTTCAACGACCTGCGCATCATCAACGAGGCCCTGAGCGGCGTCGAGTGGATCCTGCATGCCGCAACCCAGGACCTGCCCTGCCTTTCGGCCCTGGGCATGTGGCCCGATAAGCTTTTCGACACCGAACTGGCGGCCCGCCTCGCCGGACTGCCCCGCGTGGGCCTGGCCGCCGTCATCGAAACCCTGCTCGGCTTCTCGCTGGCCAAGGAACATTCGGCTGCGGACTGGTCCACCCGCCCGCTGCCCGAACCGTGGCTGCGCTACGCCGCGCTCGACGTCGAGGTCCTCGCCGAGCTGCGCCTGGAACTGATCCGCGTTTTGGAGGAAGCCGGCAAGCTGGAACTGGCCGAGGAGGAATTCGAAGCCATCCGTACCGCTCCGCCGGCGCCCCCGCGGGTGGATCCCTGGCGCCGCACCTCCGGCATGCACCAGCTCCGGGACCGCCGCCAGCTGGCCGCCGTCCGCGAACTCTGGACCGAACGCGAGCACCTGGCCGAACTGCGGGACACCGCCCCCGGCCGGCTCATTCCGGATTCCGCTATTGTCGCCGCCGCCCGGGCCATGCCGACGACGGTGCCGCAGCTGCTCAAGACCCCCGGCTTCCACGGCCGTGCCGCGCAGAAGGAGGCACCGCGCTGGCTCCGCTGCATCTCCGCGGCGCGCTCTACTGCGGACCTGCCCCCGCTGCATATCCCGACCCATGCCCCGCCGCCTCCCCGCGTCTGGGCCAAGAATGATCCGGCTGCCGCTGCCCGCCTGCAGACCGCCAAACCGCGGCTCACCGCGCTGGCCGAGAAGCTGAACCTGCCGCTGGAGAACCTGCTCACGCCGGACCATCTGCGGCGTCTGGCCTGGCGGCCGCCTGCCGAGATCAACCTGGAGACCGTGGGCGCCGCGCTGCGCGAACTCGGTGCCCGGGAGTGGCAGATCGAGCAGACCGCCGCTGTCCTCACCGTGGCCTTCCTCGATCCGGACCCGCTGGAGGAAAAGCCGGCTGAGGACAAATCCGCCGGCCACCGCGGCCGCTAG
- a CDS encoding DUF3000 domain-containing protein codes for MGDLSQVPPDFLTALGALRRAACRAELKLEEIPAPTRLAPYAVSLGAEVLAPGPVGPGSLHGPAAPPVPDQLELATGRFILLHDPAGSPVWNGTFRIVTYIRAELEPDMGNDQLLGSVAWTWLVEALEQHNARYSMAGGTATRVLSESYGTLERRDDSIDIELRASWTPADADVQSHLEAWSDMVCTFAGLPPLPDGVTPLPGRRRS; via the coding sequence ATAGGTGACCTGTCCCAGGTGCCCCCGGATTTCCTGACCGCGCTCGGTGCCCTGCGCCGGGCGGCCTGCCGGGCGGAGCTGAAGCTGGAAGAAATTCCGGCACCCACGCGGCTGGCCCCGTATGCCGTCTCCCTCGGCGCCGAGGTTCTGGCTCCCGGCCCCGTCGGTCCGGGCAGCCTGCACGGACCCGCCGCACCGCCGGTCCCCGACCAGCTGGAGCTGGCCACCGGACGCTTCATCCTGCTCCACGATCCCGCCGGCTCCCCCGTCTGGAACGGCACCTTCCGCATCGTCACCTATATCCGCGCCGAACTGGAACCGGACATGGGCAATGACCAACTGCTCGGCTCCGTCGCCTGGACCTGGCTGGTGGAAGCGCTGGAGCAGCACAACGCCCGATACTCCATGGCCGGCGGAACGGCCACCCGGGTGCTGTCGGAGAGTTACGGCACCCTCGAGCGCCGGGATGATTCGATCGACATTGAACTCCGCGCCTCCTGGACTCCGGCCGACGCCGACGTGCAGTCCCATCTGGAAGCCTGGTCGGACATGGTCTGCACCTTCGCCGGCCTGCCCCCGCTGCCCGACGGCGTCACCCCCCTTCCCGGCCGACGCCGGAGCTGA
- a CDS encoding low specificity L-threonine aldolase, protein MTDILPLHDTAIKAFASDNYSGVHPEILAALTAANQGHQVAYGEDVYTAKLREVLTDQFGNHIRAFPVFNGTGANVTALQSLLPRWGAVICPTTAHINVDENGAPERIGGMKLLGIPTDDGKLTPELIDREAWGWGDEHRAQPLAVSITQSTELGTLYTVEEIAAIADHIHARGMKLHMDGARLGNAAAALGVSFKEMTADAGVDILSLGGTKNGMMYGECIITFDPEASPGLDYLRKMNMQLASKMRFISAQFVTLYGTDLWHRSASHANAMASRLRAAVEQIDGVEITQPSQVNAVFAKLPAGVADRLRGDFRFYDWDQSTGEVRWMCTFDTSEDDVDAFAAAIAREVAADPAPLAAR, encoded by the coding sequence GTGACTGACATACTCCCCCTGCACGACACCGCAATTAAGGCTTTTGCTTCCGACAACTACTCCGGTGTCCATCCGGAAATCCTCGCCGCACTGACCGCCGCGAACCAGGGCCACCAGGTGGCCTACGGCGAAGATGTGTACACCGCGAAGCTGCGAGAGGTCCTGACCGACCAGTTCGGCAACCACATCCGCGCGTTCCCGGTCTTCAACGGCACCGGCGCGAACGTCACCGCCCTGCAGTCCCTGCTGCCCCGCTGGGGTGCGGTCATCTGCCCGACGACGGCGCACATCAACGTGGACGAGAACGGCGCACCGGAGCGGATCGGCGGCATGAAGCTGCTGGGCATCCCGACCGACGACGGCAAGCTCACGCCCGAGCTGATCGACCGTGAGGCGTGGGGCTGGGGCGACGAGCACCGCGCGCAGCCGCTGGCCGTTTCCATCACCCAGTCCACCGAGCTCGGCACGCTGTACACAGTGGAGGAGATCGCCGCGATAGCGGACCACATCCACGCACGCGGAATGAAGCTGCACATGGACGGCGCCCGGCTGGGCAACGCGGCCGCAGCGCTGGGCGTGTCCTTCAAGGAAATGACCGCCGACGCCGGCGTGGACATCCTCTCCCTGGGCGGCACCAAGAACGGGATGATGTACGGCGAATGCATCATCACCTTCGACCCGGAAGCCTCCCCCGGACTGGACTACCTGCGCAAGATGAACATGCAGCTGGCCTCCAAGATGCGGTTCATCTCCGCCCAGTTCGTCACCCTGTACGGTACGGACCTGTGGCACCGCTCGGCCTCGCACGCAAATGCCATGGCGAGTCGTCTGCGAGCCGCCGTCGAGCAGATCGACGGGGTGGAAATCACCCAGCCCAGCCAGGTCAACGCTGTCTTCGCCAAGCTGCCTGCCGGTGTCGCCGACCGGCTGCGCGGCGACTTCCGGTTCTACGACTGGGACCAGTCCACCGGTGAGGTGCGCTGGATGTGCACCTTCGATACCTCCGAGGATGATGTTGATGCCTTCGCTGCGGCCATCGCCCGCGAAGTCGCTGCGGATCCGGCACCGCTGGCCGCACGCTGA
- a CDS encoding SDR family oxidoreductase, whose product MSTEPGTAAAAPLKGRTVLVAGAGSPSGTAVCEALEAGGAKVVAVGRDAARLENTLFHLYDADLRTCDLSDAGEVAALAADMQDIYGGIDGLIHLVGGWRAGTGIGSQSEQDWDFLETNILRTLRNVSRSFYDQLEASPGGRLAIVSSTAVESPTAAGAGYAAAKAAAEAWVRAIAAGFRGAQSGRKDNPEPQRAAAVVFVVKALVDSAERAAAPDRRFPGYTDVADLAAAVVRLFQQDAAEVNGQRIRLVPST is encoded by the coding sequence ATGAGCACTGAACCCGGCACGGCAGCCGCGGCCCCGCTGAAGGGCCGGACCGTCTTGGTGGCCGGCGCCGGGAGCCCCTCGGGCACCGCCGTCTGCGAAGCCCTGGAGGCGGGGGGTGCCAAGGTGGTTGCGGTTGGCCGCGATGCTGCACGGCTCGAGAACACGCTGTTCCACCTGTACGACGCCGACCTGCGCACCTGCGACCTCAGCGACGCCGGCGAAGTGGCGGCCCTGGCGGCCGACATGCAGGATATCTACGGCGGGATCGACGGCCTGATCCACCTCGTGGGCGGCTGGCGGGCCGGCACCGGCATCGGCTCCCAGAGCGAGCAGGACTGGGACTTCCTGGAAACGAACATCCTGCGCACCCTGCGAAATGTCAGCCGCAGCTTCTACGACCAGCTCGAGGCCTCCCCGGGCGGACGGCTGGCGATCGTCTCCTCCACGGCGGTGGAGTCCCCCACGGCCGCCGGCGCGGGATACGCGGCTGCCAAAGCCGCGGCCGAAGCCTGGGTCCGGGCCATCGCTGCAGGGTTCCGCGGCGCCCAGTCCGGACGGAAGGATAACCCGGAACCCCAGCGCGCCGCCGCCGTCGTCTTCGTGGTCAAGGCTCTGGTGGACTCCGCTGAGCGCGCCGCAGCCCCGGACCGCAGGTTCCCCGGCTACACCGACGTCGCGGACCTGGCGGCCGCCGTCGTCCGGCTCTTCCAGCAGGATGCCGCAGAGGTCAACGGGCAGCGGATTCGCCTCGTACCGTCGACGTGA
- a CDS encoding DUF6421 family protein, translated as MSSPVFPSLSRPVFAAVTSDVRPEESEAWKALKAAATALQPLQNKNGSVDPEHHGQAVELIGTIAAAVTALAPAFPHDAGYLRLVVEDFERWVDGGLDKEPDFLDSLMAFAPQRDRVNGLSHLVVFPMYTQNGSTNRLVEAVLIEVIWPEFVAELEAGEYSNGLFVPIRFLDFTPGYDTNSAVLFPETVAVRETPAFTWGAIFADREAARFRKVLAAAADITSLQLPAEAAELLNNQQLTEETFITWDLIHDRTHMRGDLPFDPFMIKQRMPYFLYSLEELRCDLTAFREAVKIQRNEDAPEETRRHARLVQYAVIFDRIFRFAITGSRVRNYDGLGGQLLFAWMHQNHVLHWTDGKLSIDWEEAADVVVRLGAEIEELYWRSIDRPKTAHWLAAYDLVAGTLTPNPASVWARGPQALPLDGPPRGLTDQVLDDEFPLSMFYEALSKKMAPVIESTAGITGYSTGGTPE; from the coding sequence ATGTCCTCCCCAGTTTTCCCCTCACTCTCCCGCCCGGTTTTCGCCGCCGTTACCTCCGACGTCCGGCCCGAGGAATCCGAAGCCTGGAAGGCGCTGAAGGCGGCGGCCACGGCCCTGCAGCCCCTGCAGAACAAGAACGGTTCCGTGGATCCGGAACACCACGGACAGGCAGTCGAACTGATCGGAACCATTGCCGCTGCCGTCACGGCCCTGGCGCCGGCCTTCCCGCACGACGCCGGGTACCTGCGCCTGGTGGTGGAAGACTTTGAGCGCTGGGTGGACGGCGGACTGGACAAGGAACCGGATTTCCTGGATTCACTGATGGCCTTCGCCCCGCAGCGGGACCGCGTGAACGGACTGTCCCATCTGGTGGTCTTCCCCATGTACACCCAGAACGGCAGCACCAACCGCCTCGTGGAAGCCGTGCTGATCGAGGTCATCTGGCCTGAGTTTGTCGCCGAGCTCGAGGCCGGCGAGTACTCGAACGGGCTCTTCGTCCCCATCCGCTTCCTGGACTTCACCCCGGGCTACGACACCAACTCCGCCGTGCTCTTCCCGGAAACCGTGGCCGTGCGCGAAACCCCCGCCTTCACCTGGGGCGCCATCTTCGCCGACCGCGAGGCCGCCCGCTTCCGCAAGGTCCTGGCCGCCGCCGCGGACATCACCTCCCTGCAGCTGCCGGCCGAGGCCGCCGAACTGTTGAACAACCAGCAGCTCACCGAGGAAACCTTCATCACGTGGGACCTCATCCACGACCGCACGCACATGCGCGGGGACCTGCCGTTCGATCCGTTCATGATCAAGCAGCGCATGCCCTACTTCCTCTACTCCCTGGAGGAACTGCGCTGCGACCTCACCGCGTTCCGCGAAGCCGTGAAGATCCAGCGCAACGAGGACGCCCCCGAGGAAACCCGCCGGCACGCCCGGCTGGTGCAGTACGCAGTGATCTTCGACCGCATCTTCCGCTTCGCGATCACCGGCAGCCGGGTGCGCAACTACGACGGCCTCGGCGGCCAGCTGCTCTTCGCCTGGATGCACCAGAACCACGTACTCCACTGGACCGACGGAAAGCTCAGCATCGACTGGGAGGAAGCGGCCGACGTCGTCGTCCGGCTCGGTGCCGAAATCGAGGAACTCTACTGGCGTTCCATCGACCGGCCCAAGACGGCGCACTGGCTGGCGGCGTACGATCTGGTGGCAGGAACACTGACGCCGAACCCGGCCTCGGTCTGGGCCCGCGGCCCGCAGGCCCTGCCGCTGGACGGACCGCCGCGCGGCCTTACCGACCAGGTGCTCGACGACGAATTCCCGCTCTCCATGTTCTACGAAGCCCTGTCCAAGAAGATGGCCCCGGTGATCGAATCCACGGCCGGGATCACCGGCTACAGCACGGGAGGCACCCCCGAATGA
- a CDS encoding peptide chain release factor 3, with protein sequence MSQQVSTPVSATATKEIVKESARRRTFAVISHPDAGKSTLTEALALHARVIGTAGATNGKENRRETVSDWMQMEKDRGISISSTALQFAYRDTVINLLDTPGHADFSEDTYRVLAAVDCAVMLVDAAKGLETQTMKLFEVCRARNLPIITVINKWDRPGLDPLALMDEITERTGLEPMPLTWAVGIAGDFRGVWDLQKDEYVHFERQNSGASLAKEEHFSPEDALAREGDAWTDSLDEAELVIDGREFDRNKFLDAKATPILFSSAALNFGVKQILDALVDLAPSASAREDKDGGLRPVEAPFSGFVFKVQAGMNKAHRDHVAFIRVCSGIFERGMVVTHSNTGKTFATKYAQHLFGREREVIDQAYPGDVVGLVNASALRVGDSLYVEEPVEYPPIPFFSPEHFRVARSQDPSRYKQFRRGIDQLEHEGIIQVLRSDRRGDQAPVLAAVGPMQFEVVEDRMTQDFNAPMRYEQLSYSLARLTTVDAVEILSNVHGAEVLVRTDGAYVAVFNDVWALRRVEKNHPEVSLTVIGTESPNSSRGY encoded by the coding sequence GTGTCCCAACAGGTTTCCACCCCCGTCAGCGCCACCGCCACCAAAGAGATCGTCAAGGAGTCCGCCCGCCGGCGTACCTTTGCCGTGATCTCGCACCCCGACGCCGGTAAGTCCACGCTTACCGAAGCGCTGGCCCTGCACGCCCGGGTGATCGGCACGGCCGGTGCCACCAACGGCAAGGAAAACCGCCGCGAAACGGTCTCCGACTGGATGCAGATGGAAAAGGACCGCGGCATCTCCATCAGCTCCACGGCCCTGCAGTTCGCCTACCGCGACACCGTGATCAACCTGCTGGACACGCCCGGCCACGCCGACTTCTCCGAGGACACCTACCGCGTCCTCGCCGCGGTGGACTGCGCCGTGATGCTGGTGGACGCCGCCAAGGGCCTGGAAACCCAGACCATGAAGCTCTTCGAGGTCTGCCGTGCCCGGAACCTGCCCATCATCACCGTGATCAACAAGTGGGACCGGCCCGGCCTGGATCCGCTGGCCCTGATGGACGAGATCACCGAACGCACCGGCCTCGAGCCGATGCCGCTGACCTGGGCCGTGGGCATCGCCGGCGATTTCCGCGGCGTCTGGGACCTGCAGAAGGACGAATACGTCCACTTCGAACGGCAGAACTCCGGCGCCTCGCTGGCGAAGGAAGAACACTTCAGCCCCGAAGACGCCCTGGCCCGCGAAGGCGACGCCTGGACCGATTCGCTGGACGAAGCCGAGCTGGTCATCGACGGCCGCGAGTTCGACCGCAACAAGTTCCTGGACGCCAAGGCCACCCCCATCCTCTTCTCCTCGGCAGCCCTGAACTTCGGCGTCAAGCAGATCCTGGACGCCCTGGTGGATCTCGCGCCGTCGGCCTCCGCCCGCGAGGACAAGGACGGCGGGCTCCGCCCCGTCGAGGCGCCGTTCTCCGGCTTCGTGTTCAAGGTGCAGGCCGGCATGAACAAGGCCCACCGCGACCACGTGGCATTCATCCGTGTCTGCTCCGGCATCTTCGAACGCGGCATGGTGGTCACACACTCCAACACCGGCAAAACCTTCGCCACCAAGTACGCCCAGCACCTGTTCGGCCGCGAACGCGAAGTGATTGACCAGGCCTACCCGGGCGACGTCGTCGGGCTGGTCAACGCTTCCGCCCTGCGGGTGGGCGACAGCCTCTACGTCGAGGAACCGGTGGAATACCCGCCCATTCCGTTCTTCTCCCCCGAACACTTCCGCGTGGCCCGGTCCCAGGACCCCAGCCGGTACAAGCAGTTCCGGCGCGGCATCGACCAGCTCGAGCACGAGGGCATCATCCAGGTGCTGCGCTCGGACCGGCGCGGCGATCAGGCACCTGTCCTGGCAGCAGTCGGCCCGATGCAGTTCGAAGTGGTCGAGGACCGCATGACGCAGGACTTCAATGCGCCCATGCGCTACGAGCAGCTCTCCTACTCGCTGGCCCGGCTGACCACCGTGGACGCCGTGGAAATCCTGTCCAACGTGCATGGGGCCGAGGTCCTGGTACGCACCGACGGCGCCTACGTGGCCGTTTTCAACGATGTCTGGGCGCTGCGCCGGGTGGAAAAGAACCACCCGGAGGTGTCCCTGACGGTCATCGGAACCGAATCGCCCAACAGCAGCCGCGGCTACTAG
- a CDS encoding MFS transporter codes for MTTTPPAVGTNRDVLRVPGFRRLAFAWVFSNFGDSVLFLTAAIWVKQLTGSDAAAGLVFAALGLPALLAPFTGRLADRYRRRPLLIINNLGAGVVVLALLAVRGVDTVWLVYAVIFVYAISSYITAAAQSGLLRDLLDTRLLAPANGILSSIDQGLRIVSPLAGAGMLALWGMHTVVLLASACFLVAALILATLKLAETVTVRDAGETFWQSTTAGVRSMARHRLLGRALLTLGIAMGATGILNVTVFATVEQGLGKPPEFLSVLLGAQGVMAVLGGLTASLVIRRFGIRRCMVFGVALLAGGVLTTALAFLPLVMAGVAAVGTGASWMIIAFVTLRQEETPPGMQGRTAAVTQVMTNLPQVGASMLAAVLIGILPYQVLVTAMAAVCLLAGVPLLSRHAHPAGNAGDGDDGGTDTPVRVPDTGRVE; via the coding sequence ATGACAACGACGCCGCCGGCAGTGGGAACCAACCGCGACGTCCTGCGCGTTCCCGGCTTCCGAAGACTGGCGTTCGCCTGGGTGTTCTCCAACTTCGGCGACTCGGTGCTGTTCCTGACCGCCGCCATCTGGGTGAAGCAGCTCACCGGCAGCGACGCCGCCGCAGGCCTCGTCTTCGCGGCCCTCGGCCTCCCGGCCCTGCTGGCACCCTTCACCGGCCGGCTGGCAGACCGCTACCGGCGTCGACCGCTGCTCATCATCAACAACCTGGGCGCCGGCGTCGTCGTCCTGGCCCTCCTGGCTGTCCGCGGCGTCGACACCGTGTGGCTGGTCTATGCCGTCATCTTCGTTTACGCCATTTCCTCCTACATCACTGCAGCCGCCCAATCCGGACTGCTCCGCGACCTGCTGGACACCCGCCTCCTCGCCCCGGCAAACGGCATCCTGAGCAGCATTGACCAGGGCCTGCGCATCGTCTCGCCGCTGGCAGGAGCCGGAATGCTCGCCCTCTGGGGAATGCACACCGTTGTACTGCTCGCCAGCGCCTGCTTCCTTGTGGCCGCGCTGATCCTGGCCACCTTGAAACTGGCCGAAACGGTCACCGTCCGGGATGCCGGTGAGACGTTCTGGCAGAGCACGACGGCGGGGGTCCGTTCCATGGCACGGCACCGCCTGCTCGGCCGCGCCCTGCTGACCCTGGGCATCGCCATGGGAGCCACCGGAATCCTCAACGTGACGGTCTTCGCGACGGTGGAGCAGGGCCTGGGGAAGCCGCCGGAGTTCCTCAGCGTGCTGTTGGGCGCGCAGGGAGTCATGGCGGTTCTGGGCGGGCTCACGGCAAGCCTGGTGATCCGGCGTTTCGGGATCCGTCGCTGCATGGTCTTCGGCGTCGCCCTGCTTGCCGGCGGCGTACTGACCACCGCGCTTGCCTTCCTGCCCCTGGTGATGGCCGGCGTCGCGGCGGTGGGCACGGGCGCTTCCTGGATGATCATCGCCTTTGTCACGCTGCGGCAGGAAGAAACACCGCCGGGCATGCAGGGCCGGACCGCGGCCGTAACGCAGGTAATGACCAACCTTCCCCAGGTGGGGGCCTCGATGCTTGCGGCGGTACTCATCGGGATCCTGCCCTACCAGGTGCTGGTGACGGCCATGGCCGCCGTGTGCCTGCTTGCGGGAGTGCCCCTGCTCTCCCGGCACGCACACCCGGCCGGCAACGCGGGTGACGGCGACGACGGCGGCACCGACACACCCGTCCGGGTGCCCGACACAGGGCGGGTAGAATGA
- a CDS encoding helix-turn-helix domain-containing protein has product MTQTPDPAEPGPRQHAATPGAPGEQVFADPVQIRALAHPVRLELLGHLDDAGTATATQCAAAIGESVASCSYHLRILARHGFIEQVQQAGREKPWKTVALHRSHVIDPEAPGSVHAVSAVAAIEVDRQLARIQSWLRRSPALPPEDLEVSTVHEARTYATHEEILQLREDLWQLARRFEGRWENPVQRPEGAVPVRLFSVLNVDPGPE; this is encoded by the coding sequence CCCGGACCCGGCCGAACCCGGCCCTCGACAGCACGCGGCAACCCCCGGAGCGCCCGGCGAGCAAGTGTTCGCCGATCCGGTGCAGATCCGGGCCCTGGCGCATCCGGTCCGACTGGAACTGCTCGGCCACTTGGACGACGCCGGGACGGCCACGGCAACTCAGTGCGCCGCAGCCATCGGCGAATCCGTAGCCAGCTGCTCCTACCACCTGCGCATCCTGGCCAGGCACGGCTTCATCGAACAGGTCCAGCAGGCAGGGCGGGAAAAGCCGTGGAAGACGGTTGCACTCCACCGCTCGCACGTCATCGATCCGGAGGCGCCCGGCTCCGTGCACGCGGTTTCCGCCGTGGCCGCCATAGAGGTGGACCGCCAGCTGGCACGCATCCAGTCCTGGCTCCGCCGCTCCCCCGCACTTCCCCCGGAGGACCTCGAGGTGTCCACGGTGCACGAGGCCCGCACCTACGCCACCCACGAAGAAATCCTGCAGCTGCGCGAAGACCTGTGGCAGCTGGCCCGACGCTTCGAAGGCCGCTGGGAGAACCCGGTCCAACGCCCCGAAGGAGCGGTCCCGGTCCGCCTGTTCTCCGTCCTCAATGTTGATCCGGGGCCGGAATGA